The sequence below is a genomic window from Haliaeetus albicilla chromosome 25, bHalAlb1.1, whole genome shotgun sequence.
ATCTTTATCTTACTGCCTTTATCAGGTACTCATTAATGAGTGAAGGATCAAAAGGTGGGACGGTGGCCAAGAAGCAATGGAGAATAAAAGTTTAGAAGGTTCCCCATCAGACCTAAAGTTAGTGGCTCACCCGAGAGCAAAGAGTAAAGTGTGGAAGTACTTTGGGTTTGATACCAATGCAGAAGGATGCATATTACAGTGGAAGAAGATCTACTGCCGTATTTGCATGGCACAGATTGCCTATTCAGGAAACACGTCCAACCTTTCCTACCACCTTGAGAAAAATCACCCTGACGAATTCTGCGAATTTGTGAAAAGTAACACTGAGCAAATGAGGGAAGCCTTTGCCACCGCCTTTTCAAAAATCAAGCCGGAGTCGTCGCAGCAGGTTGTTCAAGATAGCCTCATCATGAAGACCTACCAGAACTACgaaaacaaaaagcatcagGAGCTGACATCTGCAGTCATCAGCTTAATTTGCGAGGGCATGTATCCGGCCTCTATCGTTGATGAACCCACCTTCAAGGCCCTCTTGAGAACTGCGGACCCCAGGTATGAACTTCCGAGCCGGAAATACTTCTGTACAAAAGCTATTCCTGAAAAGTACAATGCCATTAGAGAAATTGTGCTGAAAGAGCTCACCGAGGTCCTGTGGTGTGGCATCTCCACGGACATGTGGAGGAGCGAGAACCAGAACAGGTCGTACGTAACCGTCGCAGTTCACTTTCTCAGCAGCAGTCCTGCCAACTGCCTGGCTGTGAACTCGCggtgtttaaaaacatttgaagtACCGGAGGATAATACTGCAGAGACTATTACGCGAGTCCTTTATGAAACGTTCATTGAGTGGGGGATCAATACAAAAGTCTTTGGTGCTACAACAGATTACAGTAAAGACATTGTGAAAGCTTGCTCTCTCCTAGATATTCCCGTACAGATGCCTTGTTTGGGGCACACTTTTAACGCAGGAATACAACAAGCTTTTCAGCTCCCCAAACTCTGCAGCCTTCTTGCCAGGTGCCGAAAACTGGTGGAGTATTTTCAGCAGTCTACGGTCGCGATGTACATGCTGAGcgagaagcagaagcagcagaatatTCTCCACTGCATGCTGGTGAGCGACCGTGTTTCCTGGTGGGGAAGCACGCTTGCCATGCTGCAGCGCCTCAAGGAGCAGCAGTTTGTCATTGCGGCTGTTCTTGTGGAGGACAGCAACAACCACCACCTCATGCTGGAAGCCAGTGAGTGGAATACAATCGAAGGGCTggtggagctgctgcagcctttcAAGCAGGTTGCGGAGATGATGTCTGCTTCAAAGTACCCGACGATAAGTATGGTGAAGCCTCTTCTCCATATGCTTCTGAATACTACCCTGAACATCAAAGAGAATGATTTGAAAGAAATCAGCATGGCAAAGGAGGTGATTGCTAAAGAGCTGTCAACCACCTACCAGCACACGCCTGAGATAGACATGTTTCTCAACGTTGCAACTTTCTTGGATCCCCGCTACAAaaaactgccttttctttcagcCTTTGAGCGGCAGCAGGTTGAAAACAGAGTGGTGGAAGAAGCAAAAAGCCTGCTggagaaagtaaaagaaaatacctttaGGACTGAagagaaattcttcactgtttcGGAAGAGCCCCctgtgaaaaaaatcatcatctcCTCTACTCCTCCTCCTACCAGTGTCATCAACAACATGCTCGCAGAGATCTTTTGCCAGACGGGAGGTGTGGAAGACCAGGAGGAATGGCACGCTCAGATCGTCGAGGAGTTGAGCAACTTCAAGTCACAAAAGGTCCTCGGTTTGAACGAAGACCCGCTGAAGTGGTGGTCTGACAGACTAGCGCTGTTTCCAGTTTTACCAAAGGTTCTTCAAAAATACTGGTGTATTCTGGCCACAAGGGTCTTCCCTGAACGCCTTTTTGGTTCTTCTGCTAACGTTGTAAGTGCAAAGAGAAACCGGTTAGCCCCCGCTCACGTGGATGAGCAGATCTTTTTGTACGAAAACAGTCGGAATGGGTCTGAGGCAGAACCGGAGGATGAAGATGAAGGAGAGTGGGGTTTGGAACAggaacagatttttaatttaaatgactCGGTAAATGTAAACAACAATTTCTTTAATATCCGAGACAGTGGGTTTGTTTAACAGGACTGCTGCGGTACAtttaataacaaagaaaaaaggtatttgtCTTAAGTTAccaaaaatacttctgttttatGCTATGAATGCTGTAAATATTGAACAGTTGTAACAAACTTGATTTAGCTTCCATTGTCTATGTTTCTCCCACTGTCTTAAAACATGAATGACTTGTGATTaaacagcactgaaatgaatgaggaaaataaattctgcaaaGACCGTGATTTCTGACTGTGGCCCAGATTTCAGAAAGCACTTATCCATGTGCCTCCTTTCCACTTGCTTCAGTGGGAGACAAACACATGCTTACGTGCTTTctatcataaaaatattttcctgaattaGGAACCTGAGCAAGGGAGTTTTTAAGGTTTATGCCTCTGTTTGTAAATCCTGTGTGACTCAGGATGTTAGCTTTaaattttggattttaaaacatttttaaaatccataaATCTGAGCAGTGAATATTTTTAGAGTATATCGATGCTATGGAATGAAAAAAGATCTTGagcctgattttctttttcactaccTCATGTCTTAGGCCTGGTCTATGCTAGAAAAGTTCAGCTGGTATAATTCTGTCAATTAGGGGACTgatgtattattattttaactgaTACTGTGCTGGCATAGGCCGTAGTGTGGATGCACTTATACTGGGATaagttattttcctttccagtgtGGTGTAAATGGTATAAACACTTCTAAACTGGTATTGCTGTGTCCACATTAGTCTGGTTTTACCATTTAACTGCAACAGCTAAAtggcaaaacttttttttttttttttattttgtgtctaGGCAAGCCCTGATTGTAGTCTCTTGTGCTTTTACAAAGGGTGACGAAGTGTGTGGGGTCGAGGCGGCGTTGTGTTACCTTCGCTTTGTGCCATCGTTACGGCTGATGCCACGTGGTGCGAAGCGAGCGAGGCATCGGGCCCCTCGGCggtgcgggagggagggagggaaggagggagggaaagagagggcGGGGAGACGTGTACGGGCCGCGGGTCTAACACTCTGTCTATGTTATAAGATCCTTAACCTCTTAATTTAAATGGGGACTTTGCCCAGGGTAGCTAGAAAATTTTGTtggcaagaaaagcaaaataaaaagctttaatattatgtaaatatatttaaaagaaggGGACCCCTCCATTTCCCCACATGTATTTAGTGAGTCTTTAAGATTGTTTCTTATTACGTTAGCACTtaataactctttttttttttcctcctgtctctTTGGATTCAGTTTGTAGAGTGGTCTTTAGTCACATCCAGTCTAATGTTTGAGTACTATTTCTGATTAGTTGTTGTGTATTGTAATTGCTCCCTTTGTGTCTCTATGCCTAAGCATTTTAAGCCCTTTGGAGAActtgcaaacaagaaaaaaagaaggaaaaaaccaaccccaaaccctgaaaTACTGCAGGTCATAAACAAGATTAGAGTTCATGCTTGGCACAGAGTGGGATGGCAGCCAGCATTTTTCCTTGAGGTGCAGAGGAGGATTCTTGGCATTGTCCGGTTACAGTCAAGGTTTGcttggggtttgatttttgttACTGGTGTCTTGCCCCCCACCTCAGCTTTAGTCTACGACTATGTCGAACACAATCTTTCTGGAGAGGGGTCTATTGAAGACTGGCTGTTACTGTTCTGGAGGAAGAAAGTTGGGTTTTTCCATCACGGTGGTACCATGGACGTTTGGTCATAGAAAGGGCCCAGCCAGGAGGAACATACAAAAATGGGTGCGATGGAACTAAATCTATTGCCAAACTGCTTGTTTATGTTTTAGTTTAATAGTTTTTGGAAGTTTGAGGCCTCTGTGTTCTTTGTAGGTGGTGGgaaggggtgggtggggaggaaggacagaggtTAGAGTAAAGGAGCAGTGAAGTAAATAGTAGTCAGCTACCTGGCACATTGAAGCCcgtgaaaaatgcatttaacaGGTGATATGGCCTGTGTTTGGCTGTCAGTAAGCCTGGGTTTTCACTCTCCAGCCCcctgaaaattaatttgcacTTGTACAAAGTACACGCACAGTGCATCCTATTGAATGTTGCTACTCTCCACGTCCGCTGAAGAGTGTATGTGATGGCCCAAGGTGCAAAACACAGGCTTGGCCTAAACTCCCGCAGGTATGTAGGCTATCTGTGAGGGTAGCGAAATCAAATTATGGAAGGGAGCGAGATACAGCAGGTCCCTTTTTGATGTTACCTGAGCTCCCGTGACACCCCTGCAGTCTTCCAGGAAGACCTCTTGGTTTCATTGAGCACCAGCTGGTGTCGGTTGTGTCTGCTTCCACCGCCTACGCCTGCTGCCACCGCCGCTAGCCCTCGAGGAGCTGCGCAAACGCTGGTGCGAGGCGTGCAGATCCTCTCTTGCACGAGCGTAATTCAAAGCCGTGCCCTCGCAACCGAGGC
It includes:
- the ZBED1 gene encoding E3 SUMO-protein ligase ZBED1 encodes the protein MENKSLEGSPSDLKLVAHPRAKSKVWKYFGFDTNAEGCILQWKKIYCRICMAQIAYSGNTSNLSYHLEKNHPDEFCEFVKSNTEQMREAFATAFSKIKPESSQQVVQDSLIMKTYQNYENKKHQELTSAVISLICEGMYPASIVDEPTFKALLRTADPRYELPSRKYFCTKAIPEKYNAIREIVLKELTEVLWCGISTDMWRSENQNRSYVTVAVHFLSSSPANCLAVNSRCLKTFEVPEDNTAETITRVLYETFIEWGINTKVFGATTDYSKDIVKACSLLDIPVQMPCLGHTFNAGIQQAFQLPKLCSLLARCRKLVEYFQQSTVAMYMLSEKQKQQNILHCMLVSDRVSWWGSTLAMLQRLKEQQFVIAAVLVEDSNNHHLMLEASEWNTIEGLVELLQPFKQVAEMMSASKYPTISMVKPLLHMLLNTTLNIKENDLKEISMAKEVIAKELSTTYQHTPEIDMFLNVATFLDPRYKKLPFLSAFERQQVENRVVEEAKSLLEKVKENTFRTEEKFFTVSEEPPVKKIIISSTPPPTSVINNMLAEIFCQTGGVEDQEEWHAQIVEELSNFKSQKVLGLNEDPLKWWSDRLALFPVLPKVLQKYWCILATRVFPERLFGSSANVVSAKRNRLAPAHVDEQIFLYENSRNGSEAEPEDEDEGEWGLEQEQIFNLNDSVNVNNNFFNIRDSGFV